From one Dermatophagoides farinae isolate YC_2012a chromosome 5, ASM2471394v1, whole genome shotgun sequence genomic stretch:
- the LOC124492348 gene encoding uncharacterized protein LOC124492348: protein MSSIRISFILFGSLMLISIVHASSPFGGFGSSLFMPMYSRRLNLHSGFYGSRYGSPHGFGMVGGSRNGQGFVGNPGIGIRQSSETLANVYPQMSYSPSLSSYGITPSSSSLLMMPSSYSSSPLSSLYGGGHSSFGGSFLSSPIIG, encoded by the coding sequence atgtCTTCCATACGAATATCTTTCATATTGTTCGGttcattgatgttgatatCAATCGTTCATGCTTCCAGTCCATTTGGTGGTTTTGGTAGTTCATTATTTATGCCAATGTATTCAAGACGATTAAATCTACATTCCGGTTTTTATGGTTCACGTTATGGTAGTCCACATGGATTTGGTATGGTTGGTGGTTCACGTAATGGTCAAGGTTTTGTTGGTAATCCCGGTATTGGCATACGACAATCAAGTGAAACATTAGCTAATGTTTATCCACAAATGTCTTATagtccatcattatcatcatatggtataacaccatcatcatcatcattattgatgatgccgtcttcatattcatcatcaccattgtcatcattatatggtggtggtcattcatcattcggtggatcatttttgtcatcaCCAATTATTGGTTAG
- the LOC124492331 gene encoding uncharacterized protein LOC124492331 gives MSSSLFLDHHHHHHHHHHHHHHHHNHNHHKLNRYSSSSSSSPLYISISTVKLLLLLFIINLLILSNNFQQINCLKVAANFIDNDDDDVDSYSSSLLNEPNTFDAGLIDGEFGNRYVDHKSSAASNVTIEKPISTANSTAITTAALATISIASSSSSSSSSNQMLTQPISQSTHIRPSWSTFQKPLNQSLIHTPLLTSLRNRTRLKNVNRNRIQTTNKFANQTSSFVMNRHDGHKIPSLYTPPKMMTESMAIDPEPPVWIPPTSLEARPAPIVAEFGPIQANPLMVDFMPIEPPLTMYHPQHQHHVHHHHHPHHMINTNYPPPQSQPPTLSLPPPPPPSSSLSSSSSGYSLTGPSPLSPYHMDTFGEVLYDHHSLYHPHYIEQYHPGAGIFINSNENDIIFDDSNQIHNGHDSDEAADTMRDHNYMLESVPPVAQNMLFSEQNNNYYTPFKVNSINVYSDYLTDDDDDDDDGDSDDGHNNGEQNDSKRKYCSNKKNISGKDVDDAIKNAAAKLKWYSRTIEKNAIQTKRRSPYIPHGMLDSKLFEYASKYLKDRKCLNKMDVITKLPKINVRRISSHYEMSTCSLEKKIACEPKAKFRSIDGSCNNLKYKTWGKSFTCHRRLLPPNYSDGVAEPRIAYDGGKLPNARDLSSQLLPDVDVQDHKLTSMTMAFGQFIIHDIARTLPLANDIRCCPSKSAKHPECFAIDIVRSDDILVKYFNQTCINFVRSIVCNPCALGPREQQNQATHTFDMSQMYGLRLNDSLALRSFRGGKLRGSLTSTYPKEELPPKMTREDPSCNVRPKPPRFKCFETADGVRASQHPALQSLHTAFHRRHNQHADALSKVNPHWNDEKLYQEARHIMIAEASAMIYGQYLSAIFGRKMMKHFRLGLNKHGYTRYDPKLNPSTFQEFITASGRFGHSQINDRFRVLFSEDKTSYAYNLRDNFFETTIVSLGHSAGVLKGLASDPTQASDNYFVNDVKNALYRLRRDRTGRDLPAFNIQRGREHGIPGYVYYLDFCFGYKVQQWNDLVTFIPKKHVKKIRQFYKHWKDIDLFVGGVFERLISGAAFGPTFGCINGIQFYNFKYGDRFYFEHGYQSGSFNEEQLDHIRSVASLSSLICKTHSEIKQMPLNPFMQSSPHKNPMIPCFKFPEFDYDLWEDKKGKNVKYSTTMSKPATVVYGSSQSSALYPQKSPLVMTKMPPAIGYSKKYHFQYAPKKSPITPKISSLLMTDFSDRKDNQHKSSL, from the exons ATgtcttcatcattgtttttggatcatcatcaccaccaccaccatcaccatcaccaccaccatcatcatcataatcataatcatcataaattgaatcgttattcatcatcatcatcgtcatcaccaTTGTATATATCGATAAGCACggttaaattattattattattattcataataaatttgttaattttatccaataattttcaacaaataaattgtcTAAAAGTTGCAGccaattttattgataatgatgatgatgatgttgatagttattcatcatcattattaaacgAACCAAATACATTCGATGCTGGTTTAATCGATGGTGAATTTGGTAATCGTTATGTTGATCATAAATCATCAGCTGCTTCAAATGTTACAATTGAAAAACCTATTTCTACAGCAAACAGTACTGCTATTACGACAGCAGCTTTAGCAACAATATCTATtgcttcttcttcttcatcttcttcttcttcaaatcaaatgttgaCACAACCGATCTCACAATCAACACATATACGACCATCATGGTCAACATTTCAAAAACCATTAAATCAAAGTTTAATTCATACACCATTATTAACATCATTACGGAATCGTACACGACTTAAAAATgtaaatagaaatagaattcaaacaacaaataaatttgccaatcaaacatcatcgtTTGTTATGAATCGTCATGATGGACATAAAATTCCTTCTCTATATACACCACCCAAAATGATGACTGAATCAATGGCCATCGATCCTGAACCACCGGTTTGGATTCCACCAACATCATTAG AAGCAAGACCGGCACCAATTGTAGCCGAATTTGGACCAATTCAGGCAAATCCATTGATGGTAGATTTTATGCCAATCGAACCACCTTTGACCATGTATCATCCACAACATCAGcatcatgttcatcatcatcatcatccacatcatatGATAAACACAAATTATCCGCCACCACAATCACAACCACCAACCCTatcactaccaccaccaccaccaccatcatcatcattatcatcatcatcatccggaTATTCATTGACTGGACCATCGCCATTATCACCATATCATATGGATACATTCGGTGAAGTtttatatgatcatcattcactatATCATCCACATTATATTGAACAATATCATCCTGGAGCTGGtatattcattaattcaaatgaaaatgatatcaTCTTTGATGATAGtaatcaaattcataatGGTCATGACAGTGATGAAGCAGCAGATACAATGCGTGATCATAATTATATGCTTGAATCTGTACCACCTGTAGCACAGAATATGTTATTCTctgaacaaaacaataattattatacacCATTCAAAGTGAATTCAATTAATGTTTATAGTGATTATTtaaccgatgatgatgatgatgacgatgatggtgatagtgatgatggccataataatggtgaacaaaatgattcaaaacgaaaatattgttcgaataagaaaaatatttccggtaaagatgttgatgatgcaaTCAAAAATGCAGCAGCCAAATTAAAATGGTATTCAAgaacaattgaaaagaatgcaatacaaacaaaacgtCGTTCACCATATATACCGCATGGTATGTTGGATTCAAAACTTTTTGAATATGCATCCAAATATCTTAAAGATCG aaAATGTCTAAACAAAATGGATGTCATAACAAAATTACCCAAGATTAATGTACGTCGAATATCATCACATTATGAAATGTCAACATGTTCATTAGAGAAGAAAATTGCATGTGAACCAAAAGCAAAATTTCGATCTATCGATGGATCTTGTAATAATCTCaa ATATAAAACTTGGGGTAAATCATTTACATGTCATCGACGATTATTACCACCAAATTATTCGGATGGTGTTGCCGAACCACGTATTGCATATGATGGTGGTAAATTACCTAATGCTCGTGATCTTTCATCACAATTATTACCCGATGTCGATGTTCAAGATCATAAATTAACATCAATGACAATGGCATTTGGacaatttatcattcatgatATTGCTCGAACATTACCATTAGCAAATGATATACGATGTTGTCCAAGTAAAAGTGCCAAACATCCTGAATGTTTTGCCATTGACATTGTACGTTCAGATGATATTCTTGttaaatatttcaatcaaacatgCATCAATTTTGTCCGTTCAATTGTATGTAATCCATGTGCACTTGGTCCAcgagaacaacaaaatcaagcGACCCATACATTCGATATGTCACAAATGTATGGATTACGtttgaatgattcattaGCATTGAGAAGTTTTCGTGGTGGTAAACTTCGTGGTTCATTGACTAGTACATATCCAAAAGAAGAGCTACCACCAAAAATGACACGTGAAGATCCTAGTTGTAATGTACGACCAAAACCACCGAGatttaaatgttttgaaaCTGCCGATGGTGTTCGTGCATCACAACATCCAGCATTACAATCATTACATACGGCatttcatcgtcgtcataaTCAACATGCCGATGCATTATCAAAAGTGAATCCACAttggaatgatgaaaaattatatcaAGAAGCTAGACATATTATGATCGCTGAAGCATCGGCAATGATATATGGCCAATATCTTTCGGCAATATTTGGCcgtaaaatgatgaaacattttcGTTTAGGTCTGAATAAACATGGCTATACACGTTATGATCCAAAATTGAATCCATCAACatttcaagaatttattACGGCATCCGGACGTTTTGGCCATTCACAGATTAATGATCGTTTTCGTGTATTGTTTAGTGAGGATAAAACATCATATGCATATAATTTAAgagataattttttcgaaaCAACCATTGTTAGTTTGGGTCAT tcAGCAGGCGTATTGAAAGGTTTAGCATCGGATCCAACACAAGCAAgtgataattattttgtGAATGATGTAAAAAATGCATTATATCGTTTACGTCGTGATCGAACTGGAAGAGATTTACCTGCATTCAATATACAACGTGGACGTGAACATGGAATACCTGGCTACGTTTATTatcttgatttttgtttcgg TTATAAAGTACAACAATGGAATGATCTAGTGACATTTATACCGAAAAAACATGTGAAGAAGATACGACAATTTTAcaa ACATTGGAAAGATATCGATCTATTTGTTGGCGGTGTATTTGAACGTCTTATATCGGGCGCTGCATTTGGACCAACATTTGGTTGTATAAATGGTATacaattttataattttaaatATGGTGATCGATTCTATTTTGAACATGGATATCAATCTGGATCATTTAATGAAg aACAATTGGATCATATACGTTCAGTGGCTAGTCTTAGTTCATTGATTTGTAAAACACATAgtgaaatcaaacaaatgcCATTGAATCCATTTATGCAATCATCACCGCataaaaatccaatgataccttgttttaaatttcctgaatttgattatgatctTTGGGAAGATAAAAAAGGTAAAAATGttaaatattcaacaacaatgtcaaAACCTGCAACAGTTGTATATggatcatcacaatcatcagcATTGTATCCACAAAAATCACCACTAGTAATGACAAAAATGCCACCGGCTATTggttattcaaaaaaatatcattttcaatacgCACCGAAAAAATCACCAATAACgccaaaaatatcatcactATTGATGACTGATTTTTCAGACCGTAAAGATAATCAACATAAATCGtcattataa